In Cyprinus carpio isolate SPL01 chromosome A5, ASM1834038v1, whole genome shotgun sequence, the sequence gaatggaataaaaaataaaaaaggtaattgagactttttagcattcaattctgagtttatatctcactttTTGTCAGAATTGCagaaaacaagtcagaattgtgacaattaccttttttattttattttttattttgtgatgaaaATGTGCTTCCAGCCTGTTAATagtcactttttttaataagGCATCTAAAAAATGAATGAAGTTTTTAggttaattgcatttttaagagGGCGAGTTGTTAACTTTGTAATTAGTCCATTCATTTGCATCAGTTTGCCGACTAGTTGTGAACTTTGTAGCTGAGATTTGTCCGATTGACAGTCATACTAATACAGCTGCCTGCATTTTTCTATTACTGCTCCACATTCACAGTCTTCAAGAGGTCACTGAAAAAGCTTCTTCTTAACCTTCATCCACCGGCATCGCTGTTGGACAGCGTTAGTTTAGAAAAATGAGCGATTTAGACATTATGTAATctattattgtgatatatttgtttaattttcatactGATTGTTTTATTTGTGGATGCACTCCTCAGAGAAAAACGCCGTGCTTTGTTGTTGCCGCTCTGAACGGCAGCGTTTCCTGCTCCGTCACGGGTGCTCTGTTGATTCACATCACATCCAGAGGCCTCGGCGTGTCACGGCCAATCACATCAATGCCGTGATGCGCCACgggatgaagatgaggatgaggaggtgGTTGTGGTAGAGGAACACAAGCGCCAAAGGCTGCAGCTCTCCTCCTCCCAAACCCCTGTCGAGCATCACAGTAATCATCAGTAATCCTAATAATCAAGGCTTCGCCATGACCAACGGGGGTGTTACCATGAAAAAGATGTTTCCTGTGGAAAAAagcaggtaaataaataaaaataaaaagacagaccCCCCAGGCATCCTTTCCCGAAATAAATGTGCAGTGTAGCTTACTATTTCTCCAGACATGGCTAGATTCGGCGACCTACTCTGAGACAGCCGTGTCAAGATCGCTCCACTGTCTCGCTTCTTTCTTAATAAAGCTGTCCAAGAGACAGTGACATATGCTGTCTCAACTCTCACTTACTTAGGGCTGACATCACTTTCGAAATTCCATTCGAAATGTCCCCGTGTAGATCTGACGGTTTGTGACAGAACAGCAATTCGGACGGGATTGGTTTCTAAATGACATTTGGATTACAGTTATTAACACAGGATGTCATTTCATGTACTGATTGGGAGGACGTTGGGATCTTTGTAGTTAGAATTAGGATGAGAGCGTATACTGCCAGGATTTAGATGTTATGGGATGTCATATAGAAATAATAGGTCATGAGTCATTACAccgccattcaaaagtttaaggttaGTAAgtcttttcaatgtttttgagtctcttatgctcatcaagaatgcatttatttgttggaaaaatgcactaaatacagtaatattgtgaaataatattacaatttcaaatatctgttttgtatttgaatatattttaaaatgtaatttattcttgtgattgcaagctgaatttttaatagccattactccagtgttcagtctcacatgatccttcagaaatcattctaatatgctaatttactgCTTggaaactttattattattattattatcattattattattattattattattatcaaagttgaaaacagttgtgctgccttatatttttgtggaaaccatgatgctttTGCAGgatttgatgaaaagaaagtgcattcaacagcatttacagtacttgaaatacatattttgtatcattataaatgtctttactgtcacttttgatgaatttaatgcatccttgctgaataaaagtatttgtttctttaaaacaataaaaacaactgacTAACCCCGAACTAAAAAGGTCTAAATTTAGCTCAGAGTGAGTACAGAATTCAGTGAAGGTCAGAATAAATGAGGAAAAGCATTGTGAAAAGAACTAAATATTATACCAACATAATTTCTATCCAGACACGATTGGTTTTCTTGGAGGATTCCAAAACAGAAGGTAATTTGTGAGAAGTTTTAGTTGTTGTATGAGAAAACTTGGATTAAAATGACTGTACATCTGTGAAACATGAGTTTTTGTGGCATCCTCATGGAAAACTAGTTGAGAAGAGCTTTTAGAGAGACGCTTGCAGATCGAATCGTTAGTAAAAAGTGTCTAACAAAATCTCAAAAGTGCCAATGTTGagattttccctctttttttcctttctgaatGAACCATGATGTGCTTCAAACTCTATGTTCCCAATTGAACGGCGTCCCGCGATTATACCTGCCCTCTGAATTTTAATTCTGAATCCCAGACATCCTCTAGAAACAGGCTAAAACAACCAAGTGTTTCCTAATTAAATGTTCCGGTTATGCAAATGATTCATCCAATTTAGAGCTTCATTAAATAATTGACTTCTCTTCAGGGGAACAACTTCCAGACATGCAGGATAATTGAGGGCAGTTCCAGGAGAGCAAAGGGACAGAAAGTAATCCATTCTGCTCTTCATTTCAGTTCCTGTAATCTCTCACAGTCTTTCTCATTTCTCGTCTCTGAAGGAATTCCTCTGGCCTAAATTGGgaatgtgaaatgaaaaacaattaatattatcAAGGGCCTGAGCTTGGTTGTGATTTTGTCCTTAATTGACCTTGTGTGTGGCCAAAGCTGGCACGATTAATGTCTCTAGGTGTGCGGCTCAGCAAAGCTGTCACAAAGCATGTGAGTAAAGGCTGCGAATACATATTCAGATGTATTCATAACTTATTTACACAGAGTGAGCACATTATAAATGCTAATTCTCCCACATGAAACACTGCCTTTTTGCGGTTGCAGTGAACAACTACTAAATGATTTTGATGGAAATGTAAAGCTTACTGTGTGTTGTAATGAGACTAAACTAAATGCATAACAGCAAGTATTATTTACCCGACATGCAAAATAACATTTCTCAATCCGGCATCTGTGCCAGGATGAATCACTCATGGGAGCATTTGAACTTCCACAGGGGCCACGAATCCGCCACTGGCACTAAACTGAACGTAACATTTCATCATTTGCAGAAGCAAAACAGAACTACATGCAACAGAAGGCAGCGGCTAAAGATGGTAACACCTTTTTTTACAGAGTTCAGTAGAGACAGAAGACTTGTTTTgcttttgacttttataaaacagATTGTTTCAAATTGATTTTGGATGAGCTGCGTTCAAAACTGTTGTACTTTTTATATTGAGGAAActgcagggttattatcattaactaaaactaaaaaacataaaaataaaaactttttggtACTTAAAATAGATATTagatatagaaaatatttttaaaaatacactttggTTTCATATTTTGAGTAATCTGCAGTGTTAATgggctttattgccaggtatgtttacacatacgaggaatttgttttcgtgacagaagcagaagctccgcagtgcaaagagaatgacagaaacaaaaaacacacaataaaagaatataaaaatacaaaaaatataaatcagtaggtaaggaatgaaaatatacaaattgacaattgtatggccagatatattacgagcagttatgtatgtacaggtatattatgtgcaaaaaaataataatttaagtgtacactaagtatgtgtgtttgttacgagcagttatgtatgtacaggtatattatgtgcaaaaaaataataatttaagtgtacaagtgttcattagatggattgctctgggggaagaaactgttcctgtgtctggccgttctggtgctcagggccctgtagcgtcgaccagatggcaacagtttaaacagggagtgtgctggatgtgaggggtccagagtgattttgccagcccttttgctcactctggataagtacagttcttgaatagacgggagggttgtaccgatgattctctctgcagtcggactaccctctgtagtcttctgaggtcagatttaaaagctgagctgaaccagacagttactgaagtgcagaggacggattcaatgatggcggaggagtagaactgtttcagcagctcctgtggcaggttaagcttcctcagctggcgaaggaagtacaacctctgctgggcctttttcacaatggagtcaatggtgaatgtcccacttcaggtcctgagagatggtggtgcccaggaacctgaatgactccactgcagtcacagtgctgttcatgatggttagtggggggagagcaggggggttcctcctgaagtccacgatcatctccactgttttgagcgtgttaagctccaggttgttgagagtacaccagacagccagctctttaacctcctgtctgtagcagactcgtcaccatcctgaatgaggccgatgagtgtggtgtcatctgcaaacttcgggagcttgacagagggggtCCTTAGAcgtgcaatcattagtgtacagggagaagagcagtggggagagaacacagccctggggagctccagtgctgattgtacgggtgctggatgtggactttttcccagcctcactagctgcctgcctgtctgtcaggaagctgttgatccactgacagacggaggtgggcacagagagctgagttagtttggggaggaggaggtttgggatgatcgtgttgaaggccgagctgaagtccacaaaacAGGATTCTCAtaaagtccctggtctgtctaggtgttgcagaacataatgcagtccaatgtttactgcatcgtccacagatctgtttgctctgtaggcaaactgaagaggatccagtaagggtccggtaatgtccttcaggtgggccaagcaccagttttttcaaatgacttcatgaccaagacgttaaagccacaggcctgtagtcatttagtcctgtaattttggatttcttttggGATAGGGacgatggtggagcgtttgaagcatgaagggacttcacacagctccagtgatctgttgaagatctgtgtgaagatgggggctagctggtcagcacaggatttcagacaagctggtctTTCATCTAGTTGCCAAAACATAGTTtcttgattaatttaaattaaagtattaaaataactaaaactaaaactgaaataaaaatgaatatggaATATAtagacatacttaaaaaaaaaaaaaacaaaaaaaacaactaatacaaataaaaaaaacaattaaattattagactttaaaatgaaaatggaaaatataataaagactaattcaaaatatgaataataactaaaatagtacattaaagatactaaaataaaaattcctaaAAACTATATGGACACTTTTAAAAAAacgaaaactaataaaatgataaaatgaacaaaaaaaaattattatttttttttattttttgaatttaagTGGATGaaagtgtaatatttaataatgattaatgatttaaattataaattatagtttatagtttattgataaaatataagttataaaaaaaaaaaaaacatatagacttttttatgccaaaaacaactaaattattaaactcattaaaaatattaataaaaatagtactAAATAGTACATCAACGATTCTAAAATAACAGTTAgataacttaaaataacttaaataacaaCTGCAGTTTCTATGTTAAGATTTTGCAATACGCTTTTTTTGCAACCAAAAACAGCTCAAAGTTATGGACTATATTACTTTGGAGGGAGAATTGTTTAGTCCAATTATTCATATGAATCAATGTAACTGTTTATTGAACACTATGgtctttttttattgctttggctgttgtttcagaaaataaataatataaggaGCGACTATGCGTTGTGCGTTAGAACACCCCAGTGTAACGCACAGCCTGTTGTGGCTTTATTGCTGTAATAAGTAACAAGCCTAAAGCACAGAACATACTCTAAGAAAGTATGTGAATGCAGATTGTTCTAGTTATGCAAGCTCAATTTCATGCATCTTTGAATTTCAAAATGTGTTGCGTTCTCTGCAAGGGGTGCTGGAGTGGGTATTCGAATAAAACAGGGTTATTTTATCATCACTTTTCTCTTTCAGAGGAACTACTATCATGGtggagcacattttttttttcaattgcacaCTTGAGTTCTGAAGTTTAGTATTGCAAGATTATTGCAAAGCATTAAATATTGGCAGTGCATTGATCAAGCATTTGCATCTCAAGTCACAAAATTGCATaagatttattcaaattaattgaactaaatactgtacatttggtACTAGGCACTTGAGTTAGTTCTATAACAGACACTTGGGAACATAAGCTCATGATTTATTTACAGactgttaaactttttaaattaggGGTGCAGGGATTAGTTTTATgattattacacatttaaaaacattcagtttaaCAAAGTCAATGCATTCACCTAATTTGACATTGCAACTGCtgttcttttattcttttctgtCTGTTCTGTACAAGCCCCCAATTATCGAGCTATATTACTTTACAATTGCTAAGCTGTACTAACCTAGATTGATCTTTGGGCTACATGGAGATAACAGGTTAATAATGGAGAATGTCTGGCCTTTTGTCTGGGGCTCCAGCGGTGGTTGAACGTGAAGAGCTGCAGTGAGAGATTTCAAGAGGAACTTGTAGTTTAGCTGAGTGAGAGGCAATCAATGAGGGCTTGATTACCTACATAAAACTAGAGGTGTGAGGTGATAGTATGTGCTTTATGCCTTTTCCTGTGAACCTCTGTGCTCAAGGGCCTGTTGGTGCTATCTGAATATAATTATGAGGGACTTGTAAGATCAAAATGAACACTGAATGTATGTTTTGGCATGCAAATAGTTCTTGaggtatttgttttatttattttgataatgattgTATATTTTGGTTTTCTGTTGTTTGTAGTATGTGTGCACAGTGTACAAATGTACTGTGTGCATAAATGCTTGAATGGCCAGCTGCTTTTGCCAAAATATGCAGTATTTAACAGAGCACATTATCCCAAAATGCATTGTACTCAATTTGACCTTCATTCCAGTGTGAAGAATGAACCCAAAGCAATGTCAgccaatattttttacatatttttctttttaacattatcTGATTTGAACTGATaagtaaacatgaaaaataaaaactgttatttacgaGATCCTTACTAAAGCAACGCACATGCAATCTTTATAAGGTCACAGTGTtggctgtcagattacctcatgtctcattcaccggtggaaaaaaaaaacattacaatacaaagcacaaaatattaaaaataattacgcCTTCTATTTTCGCTCGGTCTGCAATAGCGTAATAGAACTACGCTGATGGCGTATCCTGTCTGTGCGAACAGGGTGTgcggaggtatgcaaatacatacatttggataaacattttatggtcctacaccTTACACAgacgatataaatacatataaatacatttagaccactttaacttagtgattgctttcaacaagcataacaaaaaaaaaagtttttgaaccaaatcacctaccctgcctttaaaagTGTACTGCATAACAAGAATGATTCATACATCTATACCCTGCAGTAATCACTAATTGTGCATTCACGTCATGTCAGAAAGACGGCACCACAAAGTTGAAATTACAAGTGGGGAAACTCTTGAACTTTCTTAAGTCCAGAGTTTCTGAGTTTGGGGCATGTTAGTGAGAAAATATGGTGGATGCAGTAGATGCAGCATCTGTATTGACTGGCTATAAAACTAGCTAGAATGATTTGAATACATCCAATGTCGTAACTCGTCAGTACGAACTTCTCAGGAGAACTTGAACACACCATAAGAAGCGAAAATTCCATTCCAAGCATGGCCATAGGCTAATAATCTTTTGCTACAAACAAGATATCATAGTGGAGGGCTGTGAAATGTAGTTTTGTTGAGTAAGATGCTCTATGCTATGATTCAGTCCGACTGATCTGATAGGAAAGTTACACTGAGCAAATGGGTGTATCACAAGACACATACATAGACATTTAACATCCTCTCATGACTCAGGGGACTGTGATTGTCTGATCACAGACAGAATGCAGTGCCTGGTAACAGTGACAATGTGATAGAGTGTGTTCAGAATTCCCTGTGGCGATCAGCCGTCATGCTCGTGCCTCCATGTACCAGGGGGGTTGCTTAAAGACAAGCCAAGTTAATTAGCATTGTCAGTCTCTACCCCTGAATATCTCTTAGCCTGCCCCTTCTGAGACACTGCTGAGTTAAACACCAGCCCCAAAGCTACAGACAAGCTAAAAGTACTCTCAGTGTCTGCCTCTCTCATACATTGGACCCTAAACTATTCTTATTTTGTAGACCAGGAAATGGAAAGAGATCAAAGACTTGATTATTGGAGAGAACTCATGAAATCTTAGCTTGAGGCAGTTTTATACTTGAGGAATCCTATCTAAGTACTTATGTATGTTCTTAGGTACGGTTTTATGTTAGAGCCAGCTTATGTGTATATGTTTGTCAAAGTAAATCATGATTTAGAAATACAAACTTCAATTTTGGGACATTACTGAAcctattgtctttttttctgtgtttctacTTTGCTCAGATGTTCCAGTTCTGTTCCTGTCTCAAGAAAATGAAGAGGTGAACGACACAAGCAAAGAAACTCAAGGGCAAACGTGAGAGATAAAAGTCAACCTGAAGAGATGCATTGCCCAGTCCTGGACTATCAAGATATGCTACACCAGAGAGGACTGTGCACACAAGCTTTGAATGGGAAAGTTGGGCATTAAAGGTGTCGGGACATCCTCTCACTGGTCAGCCTGAAAACTGTATcccattaacattttatttgcctTGATATTTTTAGGACAAGCATGGTTACAACTGCTGCTCTTACACAGTGAGAGCTATGTGTCTTGAGATTTTGCTCTTGGCTATGAAACCATGATGCAGACTTCTGGGACATACTTGCAAGCCTACCCTGCCAAAGTTTCATGCTCTTCAGGACTTACACAAAGAGAGTATCACCAAGGTTGCTCATTGAGTGTTTAAGTGCCCATGTGGACTAATGGGGCTGAAGCTCAGGATACACCCAGTCCCTCTTTTGCATATAAAGGCACTTGCTTATAAAGACTGTTCGTGTCAAAACCAGAACCTACTCTGACAGCATTACCACAAAGACTTACACAGAAACCCTCAGTCATGTGACCTGAGGAAAGGACCAGTCACATGCTCTGCTGCCATCGGCtggtctgttttattttttttttattttttgttactgcAGCATTTACCACATTCAGAGTTTGCCAAATGTCAAATATACTGTgtgctgtaaatatttttttatctaattaattgtTCATTCACATTTGACTTGTGAAAGCAGACAAAAAACCCACACagtcaaatttttatttacatctatGGTCCATAAACTACTCTTGGATAACATGGTGAGCAAAGAGCCCAACCATTTGCCAACTGTTCACAGCCATAGCAATGGCAACCCAGACAAAACACCCACCACCGTGACTGTGCGCTCAGTGCTCCTCAACCGGAACTCTCCAGATATTGAAAGCAGACTTAAACGGAGACGAAATCGCACACAGCAAGTACGTTTTAAAGATTTGGAGGATGATGATGAGTCTAAGGATAAAAATGAGAAGGTGAGGAGTAAGAGCCCAACAGAGGTTCCAAACTGGCAGAAAGAGTTGACAAACGGGCCCTCGTTGGTGGGAGCAGTCCGTGGGGACATGGAAAAGACAATTGGAGCAGTGACAGCATTTTTGAAGAGAGCACCACCGCACCCACTTACCCCTGGGCCTGCCAGACGCTGCTGGGTCCCAACACATCCATGTTCCCTCACATTGCCGCTGCCAACTCAGCCATGCAAGAGTACAGCCATCCAAACCTCACCCAGTTTGCAGAAGCCTCCCTCACTCTCTGCCACACAGACTCGCAGTCACAGCCTGGGGGGAGCCTGGGATGACGGAGACTCCTCTGATGAGCTGACTGCACATGTCTACATTCCACCTTGTAGACCAAAGAAGAGCTCTGTCCAGCCTTGTACCCCTGCTGAGCAATCAAGGTGCAAGAGAACAGAGGACAATCAAACTGCCTCTGTGGGAACATCAACACAATTCCAGCCATGTTCAGCTGCGCCACAAAAACAGTCTAGAAGGAGGGGTAGGAGGaaatctttaaatagagcagcaaGTGATCCTGGGAAACTTGAGCCTCCTTGTACTTCCCCAACTAAAACTGTGCACAGAAGCCACCAACAGTCTAACCAACCCAAGAAGCTTCCATCCAAATCTGTGGTGCACAGAACTTCGCCAGATATTGTACCCACGCAGTGTTATCCCATGCCCAACACAGTTCATAATATGCCATCTAGTGTCTCtttcacacagactgaagcaAGCATTGATTCAAAAATCCAAACTGTCCCAGACAACGCAACATCTTTGCAAAATGCTGAAGTCGATCCTGCATCTTGTCCATCTCACACTGCACCACCTCCATCAACCACATGTACCAAAGAAACGTCACAATGTTGCCCACATCAGGCTGGTGTGGAGAACATCAGTTTGACCCCCACTGTACCAGAACCTTTGTGCACTACCACAGCACAAGTCATATCCACTGTCACCACATTCTCAACACACCGTCAATCATGCATGTCTCCTACTGAATCTACAGGGCGTTGTTGCACACCTGctattcagaatacaacaaacTGTAAGACTCCCCCATTACCAGAGTCCCAGAGAATTCCAGATTCTCATACAGATCCAACAACTCCTGCCCAATCCAGGCCTTGTTTCCAGAAGTTGGAGGAAACCATTCCATGCTCCAACACTGCTAGCTCAAAGGCAACAGCCTGTTCTCAAGGAGCACCTGCAGTTGCCTCTACGTTCAGTTCCACACAGCCATGCCAGAAGACTCCAACACAACCCATGGCATGTGATATCACCTCCAATCAACCTGTGTACTCTGTGATATCTCCAACACAACCTGTAACTCCTATTCAGTCTGTGCCAAGATGTATGAGTCCTAAACAGAACGAGCCATTGGGTAGTGCCCATACCCTTCCTGTACAGACTCCTAAATCAGCTACACACACCCCAACACCTGTTCAGTCTACACAGTCTACATCATCTTGTAAAATTACAATGCATACTGTACCATACTGTGTCAAAGACAAACCAGCATCCTTTGGCTCTTCTACACCACCTACGGCATCTCATAAGATTCCTAAACAAACCCTCCCTCACaatgtgatgtcatttcctcccGAGCCATCCTGTGCCACTGCTCCACACCCTGTCTCACACTTCAAGGGCCCTATTGCAGCTGCAGCACATGCCATTCCTGTTGCACAAACTGCAGTACATTGCATTTTGGATCAACAAAATGTGGCAACCCATGTGACTCCTTCCATGCCAGTTCTGATTTGCAGCTCTTCCACACAACCTGCACCAGGTACACTTTCTGTTCAAGCATTGCCACACTGCAACTCTAGTATGCAAAATACAGTGTCTTGCAGTAATCCCTCTCAAATTGTGCAACATTTTAAGACTCCTACTCAAACAGTATCGCACTCCAAatcatttccacaaaatatgtcACCTGTTCTCTGTCCACGTGAGGCAATTATGTACGCAAGTAAACCCCAGGAAACTGTGCTTCCCTCCACTAATTTCAGGCATTCTTTACCTCCTTATGCCTGCCCTCCACAGACTACTCTGCTGTACTCTAATGCTGGGGCGAACCCCACCCCTCCTCAGGCCTTCTGCTGCACTCAGGACAGACGAGACAGGAGAGAGTTCATGCTTCCTcccccaccacctcctcctcctccttacACCCCCCGCAAAGAGGGCTCCTCTACTCCTGGACATCCCCGTAAGCCTCCTGTCCCCCATGCTGAGAGCTACAATGCTGAAAAGGATGGAGTGAAAACTGGGGCAGTGAAGCCAAATGCTGAAGCAGGAACTCACCATCAGGCAGGTGAAACCCCACCTCCTATCCCTCCCAAAAGTAAGGCAAGAGCTATGGTGAGGCCCACCTGTTTAAGTGTCCGAAGGGTGATCCTCGGCCCAGAATCCCAGGCCAATGCAAACCACTTGCCTCCTGCTGGGGGGACAAACCCCCAGGCGGCCCTTGGACCAGCGGAGGGCCAAGCAGACACACTGCGGCAGGTGCAGGAGCTACTGGGGGGGCTTATGTCTGGGACTAAGTGTAAGCTGGACCTGGCAAAGGCTAAAGAGAAACTGTTTGGCCCAAATGGCCCTCTGTACGACATTGGGGCTCTGCAGTCTCAGCTGCACAGCCTGGAAGGAGTGTTGGAGACCAGCCAGAACACCATCAAGGTTTTACTGGACGTCATTCAGGATCTAGAGAAGAAAGAGGCAGAGCGAGACGGGTGAGTAAGCGAGTGAGTCAAGGAATAACACAGTAAGAAGAAAAACTGTGAATTCCAAAGCATATTTTCTTGGTAAAGTCAAATTGGTAACAGCGTTAATTCTCTTCTTTTTTGTGGTTGGTATAAAGAGGAAATGAGTGAGACATAAACAGCAAGGAAATTGTTCCAACTCTCTGCTTTTGCCTACAATCCTGTGTTGATTGTCATTAACATGTTCCAGCAGTGATAGCTGTGATGCTTTTTAAACCTCCCTCCCATCTGTCCACTCATCAAGTTCATCACTGAGGGATATGATAGTTTTCATAAGAA encodes:
- the LOC122142217 gene encoding mucin-2 isoform X1, yielding MVHKLLLDNMVSKEPNHLPTVHSHSNGNPDKTPTTVTVRSVLLNRNSPDIESRLKRRRNRTQQVRFKDLEDDDESKDKNEKVRSKSPTEVPNWQKELTNGPSLVGAVRGDMEKTIGAVTAFLKRAPPHPLTPGPARRCWVPTHPCSLTLPLPTQPCKSTAIQTSPSLQKPPSLSATQTRSHSLGGAWDDGDSSDELTAHVYIPPCRPKKSSVQPCTPAEQSRCKRTEDNQTASVGTSTQFQPCSAAPQKQSRRRGRRKSLNRAASDPGKLEPPCTSPTKTVHRSHQQSNQPKKLPSKSVVHRTSPDIVPTQCYPMPNTVHNMPSSVSFTQTEASIDSKIQTVPDNATSLQNAEVDPASCPSHTAPPPSTTCTKETSQCCPHQAGVENISLTPTVPEPLCTTTAQVISTVTTFSTHRQSCMSPTESTGRCCTPAIQNTTNCKTPPLPESQRIPDSHTDPTTPAQSRPCFQKLEETIPCSNTASSKATACSQGAPAVASTFSSTQPCQKTPTQPMACDITSNQPVYSVISPTQPVTPIQSVPRCMSPKQNEPLGSAHTLPVQTPKSATHTPTPVQSTQSTSSCKITMHTVPYCVKDKPASFGSSTPPTASHKIPKQTLPHNVMSFPPEPSCATAPHPVSHFKGPIAAAAHAIPVAQTAVHCILDQQNVATHVTPSMPVLICSSSTQPAPGTLSVQALPHCNSSMQNTVSCSNPSQIVQHFKTPTQTVSHSKSFPQNMSPVLCPREAIMYASKPQETVLPSTNFRHSLPPYACPPQTTLLYSNAGANPTPPQAFCCTQDRRDRREFMLPPPPPPPPPYTPRKEGSSTPGHPRKPPVPHAESYNAEKDGVKTGAVKPNAEAGTHHQAGETPPPIPPKSKARAMVRPTCLSVRRVILGPESQANANHLPPAGGTNPQAALGPAEGQADTLRQVQELLGGLMSGTKCKLDLAKAKEKLFGPNGPLYDIGALQSQLHSLEGVLETSQNTIKVLLDVIQDLEKKEAERDGRHSYRTGQDIENCGTCRDCACIIYSVEHDFRLQEGQVTRAWKVPEQQESEQSSPQLVFPPPHQQDSPQALQTVKKSRRKCFWFL
- the LOC122142217 gene encoding mucin-2 isoform X2, whose amino-acid sequence is MVHKLLLDNMVSKEPNHLPTVHSHSNGNPDKTPTTVTVRSVLLNRNSPDIESRLKRRRNRTQQVRFKDLEDDDESKDKNEKVRSKSPTEVPNWQKELTNGPSLVGAVRGDMEKTIGAVTAFLKRAPPHPLTPGPARRCWVPTHPCSLTLPLPTQPCKSTAIQTSPSLQKPPSLSATQTRSHSLGGAWDDGDSSDELTAHVYIPPCRPKKSSVQPCTPAEQSRCKRTEDNQTASVGTSTQFQPCSAAPQKQSRRRGRRKSLNRAASDPGKLEPPCTSPTKTVHRSHQQSNQPKKLPSKSVVHRTSPDIVPTQCYPMPNTVHNMPSSVSFTQTEASIDSKIQTVPDNATSLQNAEVDPASCPSHTAPPPSTTCTKETSQCCPHQAGVENISLTPTVPEPLCTTTAQVISTVTTFSTHRQSCMSPTESTGRCCTPAIQNTTNCKTPPLPESQRIPDSHTDPTTPAQSRPCFQKLEETIPCSNTASSKATACSQGAPAVASTFSSTQPCQKTPTQPMACDITSNQPVYSVISPTQPVTPIQSVPRCMSPKQNEPLGSAHTLPVQTPKSATHTPTPVQSTQSTSSCKITMHTVPYCVKDKPASFGSSTPPTASHKIPKQTLPHNVMSFPPEPSCATAPHPVSHFKGPIAAAAHAIPVAQTAVHCILDQQNVATHVTPSMPVLICSSSTQPAPGTLSVQALPHCNSSMQNTVSCSNPSQIVQHFKTPTQTVSHSKSFPQNMSPVLCPREAIMYASKPQETVLPSTNFRHSLPPYACPPQTTLLYSNAGANPTPPQAFCCTQDRRDRREFMLPPPPPPPPPYTPRKEGSSTPGHPRKPPVPHAESYNAEKDGVKTGAVKPNAEAGTHHQAGETPPPIPPKSKARAMVRPTCLSVRRVILGPESQANANHLPPAGGTNPQAALGPAEGQADTLRQVQELLGGLMSGTKCKLDLAKAKEKLFGPNGPLYDIGALQSQLHSLEGVLETSQNTIKVLLDVIQDLEKKEAERDGHSYRTGQDIENCGTCRDCACIIYSVEHDFRLQEGQVTRAWKVPEQQESEQSSPQLVFPPPHQQDSPQALQTVKKSRRKCFWFL